AAAAAAATGGCGCGATCGTGCTACCAAAACGCTCAAGATTTAGCAGAGCAAATCGAACACCAGCCACTCTTGGAAAAAGTACAGCAGTTTATAGATTCTCTGTAGCTTGATAAAAGCTAGGGGGCAGGGGGCAGAGGGGCAGAGGAGCAGGGGGACAAGGGGGAATTATTAAACAAGTCTCTCCGTCTCTCACCTCTTCCTTGTCTCTTCTTCATGCCCCTTCCCCTCTGCTCCCGTTCGGCTACGCTACCTCGGCTCCGCTCGGCACAAGTCACGGCAAGCCTGCTCCCCTGCTCACTGCTTATTAATACCGCAAGCTCAAATTCCCGACTTCTTTAAAAAGTCGGGAATTTTTTGTTCGAGTTGAAGCTCAAAAAGTTCGCAACTTCGTTACCGCCGACCATATACTAATCAACAGGTTACGATCAATTAAGAAGTAATAATTTTTTATGGCACCGCCAGGAGTCTTTTTATGTTCATTAATGAATTGTCACCTATATTCAGAGAATTTATCCAGCATCCAGCCTCATTTGTAGGTGGGTTATTCTCTGGTGTGCTTCGGCTCAATCTAGCAGACGATCCTGTTAAAAGCTGGCTGGATCAACAGAGCCGCTCAAATAGCTATACCAGCAGCACAACAGAAGCACATAATGGCAAAGCAAGTGGGCCTCAACAGATTTCGATTGACTAAATTTTTGATTAATCGCAAATCCGGTTAATTATTATTGGTAATAGGGAATTGGGAACAGGGAATAGTGATAGAAACCTTAGTTATGGGTCAAAATCCCATTTGAAAAAAGATGTTTTTCGAGACGCGCAGCGCTCTAAAATCGGTGTCCTTGTTACAACCCACGCTTGCAACCCGTGGGTTTCCCCAATTCCCAATTCCCAATTCCCAATACCCAATACCCAATACCCAATACATAGCCAAGGAAATATGGAATCCCTAACCTCTCGTATGCAGGATGTACAGTCGCCGATTATTCCTGTGGTTGGGGAACTGATTAAAAACTCTCCAGGAACAATCTCTCTAGGACAGGGTGTTGTTCATTACAACCCACCACCGGAAGCTATTGAATTTTTATCCAAATTTTTAGCCGATCCTGCTAACAATTTATACAAATCAGTCGAGGGAATTCCCCCATTGCTGACAGCAATTGCTGGAAAATTGCAAGCCTTCAATGGTATTGAAATCAATGGGGAAAACTGCATCGTCGTGACAGCAGGGAGCAATATGGGATTTATGAATGCCATTCTTGCTATTACTAACCCAGGCGATGAAATTATTTTGAATACGCCTTACTATTTCAACCATGAAATGGCGATCGCAATTGCTGGTTGTCGTGCGGTGTTAGTGGCGACAGATGAAAATTACCAACTACGCCCAGAAGCGATCGCTCAAGCAATTACTCCCAAAACCCGGGCTATAGTCACAATTTCGCCCAATAATCCCACTGGAGTAGTCTATTCAGAAGCAGCATTGCGCCAAGTAAATCAAATTTGTGACACTCACCGCATCTACCACATCAGCGATGAAGCATATCAATACTTTACCTATAACGGCGTAAAACACGTTTCTCCTGGTGCATTTGGGAAGAGCAAGTACACTATTTCTCTATTTAGCCTTTCCAAAGCATACGGTTTTGCTAGTTGGCGCATTGGCTATATGGTGATTCCCAAACACTTATTTGTCGCTATCAAAAAAGTCCAGGATACAATTTTGATTTGTCCGCCAGTAATTTCCCAATATGCAGCTTTAGGGGCATTGCAAGCGAAAGAGGAGTATTTGCAGAGTAATATAGGTGCAATTTTTCAAGTGCGGCAATTAGTACTCGACTCTCTTAACCGCCTAGAAGGTTTATGTAGCATTACACCTGCTAATGGCGCTTTCTATTTTTTCCTCAAAGTTAATACTCAGATGGATGCTTTTGAGTTAGTTAAAAGACTAATCCAGGAACATAAAGTAGCAGTCATTCCAGGTACAACTTTTGGTATGGATGACGGATGTTACCTGCGCGTTGCTTACGGTGCGCTGCAAAAAGAGACAGCCAAAGAAGGTATAGAAAGATTAGTACAAGGTTTGGAAACTATAGTTAGAAGTTAAAAGTCATTCATTCTGCCTTCTGCCTTCTGCCTCCTGCCTGCTCTGCAATCCTAAATATAAAATTGAACAGATGCCGATTATTAATAAGCTAATTGAAATTGAAACTGAACCAAAAATTAATATTTATAATATAACACCAGAAATTCAAGACTTTCTTGCTTCAACATCAATTAAAAATGGACAAGTTTTAGTATTTTCTCGTCATACAACGACAGCTTTAGCTATCAACGAGAATGAAGTCAGATTGTTAGAAGATATAAAAGTATTCTTAAAAAAAATAGCGCCAGAGTCGGACAGTTACTTGCATAATGACTTGCATTTAAGAGATGTCCCGGAAGATGAGCCAATTAATGCTCACTCTCACTTAATGGCAATGATGCTGACCACTAGTGAGATAATTCCCATTGTGGATGGGAAATTAGCTTTGGGAACCTGGCAATCTGTGTTGTTTTTTGAGTTGGATGGGCCACGTAAAAGAACGGTATTTGTCCAAATTTCTGGTGAATAATGCAACTTCACATCTACAATCCTCTCAGAACAACCCAAATCTGAGAGAATTACGAACACGACGATCAACAAGTGCATCAGTTGAATTTACTTACAGCAATTAAAAATCTGAAAGAATGTTTCTAAGCATAACCTTCCTTTCCACAAACCAGAACTTTCGTTGTGTCAAAGGCAGAGGCAATTAGTGATGAAAAATAACGATAACTTTGTATTACGTAATACTTGGTACTATGCTCTACCTAGTAATCAGATCAAGCCAGGTATGATGATCAGCCGCATTTTCTTGGGTGAACCTGTGCTGCTAGTCCGAGACCAAAATGGTAAAGTCTCGGCTATGAGAGATATTTGTCCTCATCGTGCCGTGCCTTTAAGTTGTGGTAGATTCGATGGGCAGGAAGTGGAATGCTGCTATCACGGTTGGCGCTTTAACTCAGCTGGACGCTGTACTGCAATTCCATCTCTTGTTGAGGAGCAGCAGATGGATTTAAGCCGCTTTGACGTACAATCATACGAAGTTCGGGAAGCCCAAGGGAATATTTGGATATATATGGCTGATCCCGATAAATCTCAGCCTGCTGCTTCTGATATGGAGATTCCGGTGATCCCAGGGTTTGAGGAGCGATCCCTACGGGGGGCTTCGCCAACGCCCCAATTTGTAGAGGTAATGAAATTCCCCTGTTTTGTGGATCATGCAGTAGTAGGTCTGATGGACCCTGCTCATTCTCCCTATGTTCATCGTGCTTGGTGGTGGCGAAGTGGGCA
The Nostoc punctiforme PCC 73102 genome window above contains:
- a CDS encoding pyridoxal phosphate-dependent aminotransferase; this encodes MESLTSRMQDVQSPIIPVVGELIKNSPGTISLGQGVVHYNPPPEAIEFLSKFLADPANNLYKSVEGIPPLLTAIAGKLQAFNGIEINGENCIVVTAGSNMGFMNAILAITNPGDEIILNTPYYFNHEMAIAIAGCRAVLVATDENYQLRPEAIAQAITPKTRAIVTISPNNPTGVVYSEAALRQVNQICDTHRIYHISDEAYQYFTYNGVKHVSPGAFGKSKYTISLFSLSKAYGFASWRIGYMVIPKHLFVAIKKVQDTILICPPVISQYAALGALQAKEEYLQSNIGAIFQVRQLVLDSLNRLEGLCSITPANGAFYFFLKVNTQMDAFELVKRLIQEHKVAVIPGTTFGMDDGCYLRVAYGALQKETAKEGIERLVQGLETIVRS
- a CDS encoding secondary thiamine-phosphate synthase enzyme YjbQ: MPIINKLIEIETEPKINIYNITPEIQDFLASTSIKNGQVLVFSRHTTTALAINENEVRLLEDIKVFLKKIAPESDSYLHNDLHLRDVPEDEPINAHSHLMAMMLTTSEIIPIVDGKLALGTWQSVLFFELDGPRKRTVFVQISGE
- a CDS encoding aromatic ring-hydroxylating oxygenase subunit alpha, whose protein sequence is MKNNDNFVLRNTWYYALPSNQIKPGMMISRIFLGEPVLLVRDQNGKVSAMRDICPHRAVPLSCGRFDGQEVECCYHGWRFNSAGRCTAIPSLVEEQQMDLSRFDVQSYEVREAQGNIWIYMADPDKSQPAASDMEIPVIPGFEERSLRGASPTPQFVEVMKFPCFVDHAVVGLMDPAHSPYVHRAWWWRSGQLHEEVKQFDASPYGFTMRRHRLPANGGRLYLLIGGGVPETEISFRLPSVRIEETTIGNHRVVNLTAVTPISDTETEVTFVLYSTLPWVGFFKPLLHVLAQTFLGQDRTVVEKQQIGLKYNPVLRLIKDSDMQAQWYYQLKREYARSVAEGREFVNPVKDQVLRWRA